DNA from Gemmatimonadaceae bacterium:
TTTCACCGACGCGCGGGCGTCAGACGTATCGCTGTTTCGCCGATTCTTTCACGAGGCGCTTGCGCGCGGCGTGTATCTCGCGCCATCGCCGTTCGAGGCCGCGTTCATGTCGGCCGCGCATGGCGACGCGGAGATCGATGCGACGCTCGACCGGCTGGACGATGCGTTGGGCGCGGTTGTCTCGTAAGGCATCCGTCGCCGCTGGATGCGCGGCGGTCGCGTGCCTCGCCGCGTGCTCGCATCCGTCGCGTCCACCGGCGGGGCAGCTGCCGCCCGTGGTGCTCGACACGACGGCGTTGCGGCCGCCGGCCGCGGACACGACGACGCCCGAACAGCTGCCCGCCATCGCGGCGCCGAACGAACAGCCGTTAGGCGGGCAGGGGCGGGTGGTGCGCATCGCGCTGGCCACCTCCGCCGGCAAGGTCACGATTTCGGGGACGGGCGCCTGGCGCTTGTTCGACACCGGCGGCGCGAGCACGCTCGTGCGCGCGGCGGGCGGCGAGCTGTGGACGGTCGAGAGCCGGAACGGACTGCTCCGCGCGGTGAACGATGACGGGACGGTGACGCCAGAGCGGCCGGCGCCGTTCGTCGCGCGCGCGGCATCGCGCGGCGCGGTGCTCACCGTGAACGGTGCCCGCTATCGGGGCGAAGTGTGGGTCATGCCGGCCGCGAACGGCGACGACGTGATGGTCGTCAACCGCCTCTACCTCGAGGATTATCTGCGCGGCGTCGTGCCGATGGAAATCGGCCATCGCACTGCCGCCGAGCGCGAAGCCGTCGCCGCGCAGGCCATCGCCGCGCGGAGCTATGCGTACACGCACATCGCCTCCGATGCTCGGCCCTACGACATGCGGAACACCGTCGTCGACCAGGTGTATGGCGGTGCGGACGCCGAAACTCCGTTAGGCGACACGGCGGTGCTCGAGACGCGCGGGCTGGTGCTCACCTACCATGGCGTGGTGGTGAACGCGCCGTATCATTCGGCGTGCGGCGGCCGGACGGCGGCAGCGAGCGAGATCTGGCGCAGTCCCGACGAGCCGTACCTGGTCTCGGTCAGCGACCGGATTCCGGGCACCGATCGGTTCTACTGCGACATCGCGCCGCGCTTCCGTTGGGAGCGAACCTTTACCCGCGCGGCGCTGCGCGCGCTGCTGGATCGGTATCTCAAGGAGTATACGACGGTGTCGTCGCGCGGCCCGGGCGCGCCGCGTTCGCTGGCGGTCGAGAGCCGGACGCCGTCCGGTCGCGTGCGCGCCCTCGAGATCGTGACCGACCGCGGACATTATACGGTGCGCATGGACAACATCCGCTTCGTGCTGCGATCATCGGACGGCGAGATCCTGAACAGCACGGCGTTCACAGTCGAGAACGAGCGCGATGCGAACGGCGAGTTGTCCCGCGTGATCGTGCGCGGGAATGGATATGGGCACGGCGTGGGTATGTGCCAGTGGGGAGCGATCGGGCGTGCCCGGGCCGGACAGGATTATCGGACGATACTTCGTGCCTACTATCCGGGAACCACGGTGGCCGTGGTCGGCTCGGCTTAAGCCTAACGCGGAGCACGCGCAATGATGGCGCCGGTGCGTGTCGGTGTGGTGGGAGCGGGCGCGATCGCCCAGGTGGCGCACTTGCCCGCGCTGGCGCGGTCGCGCGTGGCGGAGCTCGTCGCCCTCTGCGACAACGACGGGCCCAAGGCCAGAGCGTTGGGCGAACGCTTCGGCGTCCACGACGTCTATACCGACATCGAGGATCTCCTCGAGAGCGCCGAGCTGGACGCGGTGGTGCTCACCACGCCCAACCATCTGCACGAGCCGCACGCGCTGAGTGCGCTGGCGGCGGGCGTCCACGTGCTGTGCGAACGCCCGCTCGCCATGTCGAGCCGCGGCGTCGAACGCATCCTCGCGGCGGCGTCTCGCACGGGCTGCAAGGTGGCCGTCGCCAACAACCACCGCTTCCGCTCGGACGTGCAGGCGGTGCATACGTTTCTGCGCGGCGGAGAGTTAGGCAAGCTCAACGGCATCGCTGCCGGGCATCACGAGCTGCGGCAGACGCGCGAGGGATGGCGCTATCGGCGGGCGGAAGCCGGCGGCGGCGCGTTCACGGACCTCGGACTGCCCCTGCTCGATCTCGCGCTCTGGCTGGCCGATTATCCGGAGCCGGTTCGCGTGAGCGCGCACATGGAGCGCGGCCAGGGCGCGGCCGCCGTCGATGAAGCGATGGTCGCGTTGATCGAGTGCGCATCGGGCATGACGATCACGATCGATGTCTCCTGGTCGTACGTCGGTCTCGAGGCGCGGTGGTGGTTCGACGCGCTGGCGACGCGCGGCAGCGCGCGCCTGGCGCCGCTCCACGTCATCAAGGATTTGAACGGCACACCCACCGACGTGACGCCGCGCGGCGCGGCCACACGCGACAGCACGTTCGTGCAGTCGTATCGCGCCGAGCTCGCGCACTTCGCCGCGATGGTGCACGGCGAGACGCCGTACGAAGCGCCTGCGGATCAGCTCGTCCTGCATCGATTGGCCGAAGCCGTGTTCCGCTCGGCCGACGAGCAGAAGGAGGTGCGGCTGTGACCGACGTTCGCTGGCGCCCAACGCGGTTCGAGGTGAAGATGGGGCTGGCGAGCGCTCTGTTATTCGCGCTTGCGTTTCCGCCGGTGCCGCTCGTGGTGCCGGCGTTCGTGTGTCTGGTGCCGGTCGGGATCGTCGTGGCGGACGCGGCGGACCGGCGCAGCGGCTGGCGCGTGGCCATGCGCGCGGGCACGGTGTTCGGCTTTTTCGGCTACGGCATCAGCCTCTACTGGATCGCGATTGCGCTGCGCCTGTACACGAATCTCGCGTTCCTCGCGTTTGCCGGCGCGCTGCTGGGGTTGGGGCCGATCGTCGGGTTCACGATGGCCGCCGTCTACGCGGCCCGCCGCCTAACGAAATGGCCGATGGCGATCCTGCTGCCGGTCGTGTGGGCGGCGAGTGAGATGTTCCTGCTGTACCTGCCGCAAATCGGATTTCCCTGGCTTCCGTTGGGCCTCGCCGTGGCCAAGCATCCGGTGTTCGCGCAAGCGGCGGACCTGAGCGGGGTGCGCGGTCTCTCGTTCTGGATCGCGGCCACCAACGGATTGCTCGTGGACGCCTGGCTCGCGCGGGCGGAGCAGCGGCGCGTGCTGGCGCGGGTGGCGGGCGCGATCGTGCTGGCGTTGGGCGTGGCCGCCTACGGGTGGTGGCGCATCGCCACGACGCCGCTGCGGCCTCTGGCCTCCGTGGCCGCGGTGCAGCCCAACATTCCGCAGAACGAGAAGTGGCAGGAGCAGTACCAGGGACGCATCGTCGGGATCTTGTCGTCGCTGGCGCGCGAGGGCCTGGCGCACGACGACCCGCAGCTCATGTTGTGGCCCGAAGCGGCGCTGCCCGACAACTTCTACGCGCACCGCGACTGGGCGGACACGATGCGCGTGCTGGCGGCCACCACGCACACGCCGATCGTATTCGGGACGATCGACGTGGTGTGGCGCACGCCCACG
Protein-coding regions in this window:
- a CDS encoding Gfo/Idh/MocA family oxidoreductase yields the protein MMAPVRVGVVGAGAIAQVAHLPALARSRVAELVALCDNDGPKARALGERFGVHDVYTDIEDLLESAELDAVVLTTPNHLHEPHALSALAAGVHVLCERPLAMSSRGVERILAAASRTGCKVAVANNHRFRSDVQAVHTFLRGGELGKLNGIAAGHHELRQTREGWRYRRAEAGGGAFTDLGLPLLDLALWLADYPEPVRVSAHMERGQGAAAVDEAMVALIECASGMTITIDVSWSYVGLEARWWFDALATRGSARLAPLHVIKDLNGTPTDVTPRGAATRDSTFVQSYRAELAHFAAMVHGETPYEAPADQLVLHRLAEAVFRSADEQKEVRL
- a CDS encoding SpoIID/LytB domain-containing protein; protein product: MRRSTGWTMRWARLSRKASVAAGCAAVACLAACSHPSRPPAGQLPPVVLDTTALRPPAADTTTPEQLPAIAAPNEQPLGGQGRVVRIALATSAGKVTISGTGAWRLFDTGGASTLVRAAGGELWTVESRNGLLRAVNDDGTVTPERPAPFVARAASRGAVLTVNGARYRGEVWVMPAANGDDVMVVNRLYLEDYLRGVVPMEIGHRTAAEREAVAAQAIAARSYAYTHIASDARPYDMRNTVVDQVYGGADAETPLGDTAVLETRGLVLTYHGVVVNAPYHSACGGRTAAASEIWRSPDEPYLVSVSDRIPGTDRFYCDIAPRFRWERTFTRAALRALLDRYLKEYTTVSSRGPGAPRSLAVESRTPSGRVRALEIVTDRGHYTVRMDNIRFVLRSSDGEILNSTAFTVENERDANGELSRVIVRGNGYGHGVGMCQWGAIGRARAGQDYRTILRAYYPGTTVAVVGSA
- the lnt gene encoding apolipoprotein N-acyltransferase, producing MTDVRWRPTRFEVKMGLASALLFALAFPPVPLVVPAFVCLVPVGIVVADAADRRSGWRVAMRAGTVFGFFGYGISLYWIAIALRLYTNLAFLAFAGALLGLGPIVGFTMAAVYAARRLTKWPMAILLPVVWAASEMFLLYLPQIGFPWLPLGLAVAKHPVFAQAADLSGVRGLSFWIAATNGLLVDAWLARAEQRRVLARVAGAIVLALGVAAYGWWRIATTPLRPLASVAAVQPNIPQNEKWQEQYQGRIVGILSSLAREGLAHDDPQLMLWPEAALPDNFYAHRDWADTMRVLAATTHTPIVFGTIDVVWRTPTAYDYFNAAMVADSLGRVGLQPTYHKTYLVPIVERVPFVNPDWFASLKFFGGMGRGGTPQPFAFSFGKVGVLICYESIFLQRSRLYRREGASLLVNITNDAWFGRSIAVYQHEAHLALRAIENRVGIVRDANTGISEYVDPLGRSHGATALFVPAVRTYQAQTTDVITLYDHLGDWVGMLSVVATLALVLASAAKPRA